In Terriglobales bacterium, one DNA window encodes the following:
- a CDS encoding segregation/condensation protein A: MPEEQIPSTTDAVATQNNAPAEKAKARKDTEFPFAITVGQVYDGPLDLLLDLIRKQDIDIYDIPIAQITAQYLAYVERMKEFDVDIASDFIYMASVLIQIKSRMLLPRDPTISEAAQDDPRAELVERLLEHEKFKMAAQMLLQRQQIEEAVLSNPALKEFKNAEGTEAELAADVVDLVRTFQQILDRAKHRPMINVDEEAVTVTQMIDYFRRRLVMEDRPIRLKNLLRSLQTRNALVCAFLALLEMVRLQAILLRQEHVFGEILIKKNARFDEVMGEQDAVRDDWR, translated from the coding sequence ATGCCGGAAGAGCAGATTCCAAGCACGACAGATGCCGTCGCGACCCAGAACAACGCGCCAGCGGAGAAGGCAAAGGCCCGCAAGGACACGGAGTTTCCGTTCGCAATCACGGTGGGTCAGGTCTACGACGGGCCGCTCGACCTGCTGCTGGATTTAATCCGCAAGCAGGACATTGACATCTACGATATCCCCATCGCGCAGATCACGGCACAGTACCTGGCGTATGTGGAGCGCATGAAGGAGTTCGACGTCGATATCGCATCGGACTTCATCTACATGGCTTCGGTGCTCATCCAGATTAAGTCGCGGATGCTGCTGCCGCGGGATCCGACGATTTCGGAAGCGGCACAGGATGATCCGCGGGCGGAACTCGTGGAACGCCTGCTGGAGCACGAGAAATTCAAAATGGCGGCGCAGATGCTGTTGCAGCGCCAGCAGATTGAAGAGGCGGTGCTCTCGAATCCGGCGCTGAAGGAGTTCAAGAACGCCGAAGGGACCGAAGCGGAGCTGGCTGCCGACGTTGTGGACCTGGTGCGAACCTTCCAGCAGATTCTGGACCGGGCGAAGCACCGGCCGATGATCAACGTCGATGAAGAAGCAGTCACGGTTACGCAGATGATCGACTACTTCCGGCGGAGGTTGGTCATGGAGGACCGTCCGATCCGGCTGAAAAACCTGCTGCGATCGCTGCAAACCCGCAATGCGCTGGTGTGCGCGTTCCTGGCGCTGCTGGAAATGGTGCGTCTGCAGGCGATCCTGCTGCGACAGGAGCATGTGTTCGGCGAGATACTTATCAAGAAGAACGCCCGTTTTGATGAAGTCATGGGCGAGCAAGACGCGGTACGAGACGATTGGCGGTAA